One segment of Burkholderia multivorans ATCC BAA-247 DNA contains the following:
- the folK gene encoding 2-amino-4-hydroxy-6-hydroxymethyldihydropteridine diphosphokinase, with the protein MTVAYLGLGANLGDARQTLKDAVVCLAQQRTITILDKSSLYRTAPIDAGGDDYYNCVVKVDTTLAARELLALCQKIEHHFGRERPYRNAPRTLDIDILLFGADSIDEPDLIVPHPRLTERAFALVPLVEVEPLLDIPARGRADAFLAAVAHQRIEKVQTCQCLMKALAAGDGADKNRCR; encoded by the coding sequence ATGACGGTTGCATATCTCGGGCTCGGCGCAAATCTCGGCGATGCGCGCCAGACCCTGAAGGACGCGGTGGTGTGTCTCGCGCAGCAGCGCACCATCACGATTCTCGACAAGTCGAGCCTGTACCGCACCGCGCCGATCGATGCGGGCGGCGACGACTACTACAACTGCGTCGTCAAGGTCGACACGACGCTCGCCGCGCGCGAGCTGCTCGCGCTCTGCCAGAAGATCGAACATCACTTCGGCCGCGAACGTCCGTACCGCAATGCGCCGCGCACGCTCGACATCGACATCCTGCTGTTCGGTGCCGATTCGATCGACGAGCCCGACCTGATCGTCCCGCATCCGCGCCTGACCGAGCGCGCCTTCGCGCTCGTGCCGCTCGTCGAGGTCGAGCCGCTGCTCGACATTCCGGCGCGCGGCCGCGCCGACGCATTCCTCGCTGCGGTCGCGCACCAGCGCATCGAGAAGGTGCAGACCTGTCAGTGCCTGATGAAGGCGCTCGCCGCCGGCGACGGCGCCGACAAGAACCGCTGCCGATGA
- the pcnB gene encoding polynucleotide adenylyltransferase PcnB encodes MIKKLIRKLLGQDDAVQTSPAASAADAPASTAPRPARSARAAAAKKPRSNHEPTIVPASVHGIDPALISKNAVRVTDTLQQAGYRAFIVGGAVRDLLLGIAPKDFDVATDATPTEVQRLFRRARLIGRRFQIVHVQFGQELIEVSTFRALVDAPPEAATAEPPRRLKRDELDRRTHAVDASGRVLRDNVWGEQHEDAARRDFTINAMYYDPSTQTVLDYHDGMADVRARLLRMIGDPATRYREDPVRMLRVVRFAAKLGFEIEPHTREPINALADLINNVPAARLFDEMLKLLLSGHALACLQRLRKEGLHHGLLPLLDVVLEQPQGEKFITLALNNTDARVRAGKPVSPGFLFATLLWHDMRQRFEQYTAEGEFPVPALHRAMDDVLDMQTEKLAIHKRYSADMREIWGLQLRLEKRSGRSALRLLEHQRFRAGYDFLLLRCESGELDPAVGQWWTDFIEGDAAAREALLSQGGSKEKSPRKRRRRGGARNRKSGEGAAEQAPDTAGSSDD; translated from the coding sequence GGCCAGATCCGCGCGCGCCGCCGCCGCGAAAAAGCCGCGCAGCAATCACGAGCCGACCATCGTGCCGGCCAGCGTGCACGGGATCGATCCCGCGCTGATCTCGAAGAACGCGGTGCGCGTGACCGACACGCTGCAGCAGGCCGGTTACCGCGCGTTCATCGTCGGCGGCGCAGTGCGCGACCTGCTGCTCGGCATCGCGCCGAAGGATTTCGACGTCGCGACCGACGCGACGCCGACCGAAGTGCAGCGCCTGTTCCGCCGTGCGCGCCTGATCGGCCGCCGCTTCCAGATCGTCCACGTGCAGTTCGGCCAGGAGCTGATCGAGGTGTCGACGTTCCGCGCGCTCGTCGATGCGCCGCCCGAAGCCGCGACGGCCGAGCCGCCCAGGCGCCTGAAGCGCGACGAGCTCGATCGCCGCACGCATGCGGTCGACGCGAGCGGCCGCGTGCTGCGCGACAACGTCTGGGGCGAGCAGCACGAAGACGCCGCGCGCCGCGACTTCACGATCAACGCGATGTACTACGACCCGTCGACGCAGACCGTGCTCGACTACCACGACGGCATGGCCGACGTGCGCGCGCGCCTGCTGCGGATGATCGGCGATCCGGCCACGCGCTACCGCGAGGATCCGGTGCGCATGCTGCGCGTCGTGCGCTTCGCGGCGAAGCTCGGCTTCGAGATCGAGCCGCACACGCGCGAGCCGATCAACGCGCTCGCCGATCTGATCAACAACGTGCCGGCCGCGCGCCTGTTCGACGAAATGCTGAAGCTGCTGCTGTCGGGCCATGCGCTCGCGTGCCTGCAGCGGCTGCGCAAGGAAGGGCTGCACCACGGGCTGCTGCCGCTGCTCGACGTCGTGCTCGAACAGCCGCAGGGCGAGAAGTTCATCACGCTCGCGCTGAACAATACCGACGCGCGTGTGCGCGCCGGCAAGCCCGTATCGCCGGGCTTCCTGTTCGCGACGCTGCTGTGGCACGACATGCGCCAGCGCTTCGAGCAGTACACGGCCGAAGGCGAATTCCCGGTGCCCGCGCTGCACCGCGCGATGGACGACGTGCTCGACATGCAGACCGAAAAGCTGGCGATCCACAAGCGCTATTCGGCCGACATGCGCGAGATCTGGGGCCTGCAGCTGCGCCTCGAAAAACGCTCGGGCCGCAGCGCGCTGCGGCTGCTGGAACACCAAAGATTTCGAGCGGGGTATGATTTCCTCCTGTTACGCTGCGAATCCGGCGAGCTCGACCCGGCTGTCGGACAGTGGTGGACGGATTTCATCGAAGGCGACGCGGCCGCGCGCGAGGCACTGCTCTCGCAGGGCGGGTCGAAGGAAAAATCGCCCCGCAAGCGGCGCCGCCGCGGCGGTGCGCGCAACCGCAAGTCGGGCGAAGGCGCCGCCGAGCAGGCACCCGATACCGCGGGCAGCTCCGACGACTGA